A stretch of the Hydra vulgaris chromosome 09, alternate assembly HydraT2T_AEP genome encodes the following:
- the LOC101237636 gene encoding ankyrin repeat domain-containing protein 23 produces the protein MELLRAIRKNSDSEVKLLLKSGFNPNILVQEYDNKMQIYYNTIPLCVAAANGYVQIARSLIKHGADINANNNAWSSPLHLATYCGHESMIKMLIMKNANINLRDSRGNTALHEACRMSRVGCVALFLKYNVDLNVRNNDFKTAFDLAEEKKSKTIINLLKTRLNDKKKAYMSIYKTDKNDVKNVSKKNVRFHEEVTMIRDECGLVKKGGYS, from the coding sequence ATGGAGTTGTTAAGAGCTATTCGAAAAAATAGCGACTCAGaagtaaaattattactaaaatcTGGATTCAATCCCAACATACTAGTTCAAGAATACGACAACAAGATGCAAATATACTACAATACCATTCCACTTTGCGTCGCTGCTGCCAATGGTTATGTTCAAATCGCTCGTTCTCTAATCAAACATGGTGCTGATATAAATGCTAATAATAACGCATGGTCTTCGCCTCTTCACTTAGCAACTTATTGTGGCCATGAATCTATGATAAAAATGCTCATAATGAAAAATGCTAATATAAATCTTCGAGATTCTCGCGGAAATACTGCGTTACACGAAGCTTGTAGAATGTCACGGGTAGGCTGTGTagctctttttttaaagtataatgtAGACTTAAATGTTAGAaacaatgattttaaaactgctTTTGACTTggcagaagaaaaaaaaagtaaaaccattataaatcttttgaaaactagattaaatgataaaaaaaaagcgtaCATGTCAATTTATAAAACGGATAAAAACGACGTAAAAaacgtttcaaaaaaaaacgtgCGGTTTCACGAAGAGGTCACTATGATTAGAGATGAATGTGGTCTTGTTAAAAAAGGAGGTTATTcttga